ATGAGCGAATCTCTCACAAAATCCGCTTTCTCCGGCTCGATCCCAAAAGAGGCGATCCGTGCCGTTATTAAAAAATGTTAAAAAGAGATTCAATTTTGGATTTAAAGGCGGAACCCGCTCACCATGGTAGATCATCTCTGTCAGCTTCCATTGGCCCACCGGGTTTTCTTGAGCAAAACAAGGAGAGCAAAATAAAAGCAATGCCGTGACCAAGAGTCTCATAGATCCCACCCGCGTTTTTTCATCTCATCACGGATGATTTTCTGAGTCTCAGGAGTCTCTTTAGAAGAAACCTCCAGCAATTCCTTTTTAAAGGACTCAAAATCCGAGAAGTAATTCAAGCGAAGTAAGGTTTTCCAAGCAATCTCAAGACCTTGATCTTTGCCCAATTGCTTTTGCAAAGCCCATAAGAGCCCTGAAATAATGCCTGAGTCATGATAGAGCCCGCCGTTTACTTCAGCAAACTGCATGTCATTTTCGACAGTTCTTTTAAATGGAGCTTTTTTGTAAGAAGCTTCTCCCATCCGTGGATTATTTAACTGCACAGCGGTTAAGAAGTCGGCAAAAGCTTCATTCAGGGATCCCCCTTGTTTTTCATAAGGCAAACCCGCCACCGCCTGAATCACCGCGTGCATGGTTTCGTGGGTCACGATAGATGGGTCCATCGGGATCTTTTCAAAGGTATCACCGTCCCCTTCACCGAGACGAATTTTTTGCTGAAAATAAAAGGCCGTATTGGTTTTATCCGGAAAGCCTTTTTGCGTTTCGGCCTCAAGGACGAATGGAAGTTTTACTTGCAAAGTTTTTTCCGCCCATTGAAGAGCTTGATTCATATAGAAAAAGACCTGCACTTGGGAAAAGCGCACATCTGTCACCGCAAAATTAAGTTCGTTATTCTCTCCAGGCTGAGCCACGGTGTCGGCCTCGGTCGAGAGCTTTATTTGAGTGGTCGAAAGTTCTTTATTATTTAGAAGGCCTTGAATAACCACCTTCTGCAATTGGCTTTTCAGCGGACCGTTGGGAAAAATATGAGCGGTGGCATCGATAAACCCAGAGCCTAAACGCCTTTGCAGAACGATTTCCATGTTATAGTCCACGTAAACCCCTTGCAAAGTGCCGTCGGCTTCTTCAAAGATCATTTTCCATAAGACTTGCGGCTCTTCATCTGCAATCCACGGAATACTGAGGCTTGGACCTTCTATTAAATTATCACGGCTAAACTGTTCATGGGATTTAAGGAAGTAAGAGAGCACAAAAGGTTTTTGCGCTCTCATGAGAAGCAGATCGCGGCGGACTGACAACGGGATTGCCGACATCCAGCGATAGTCAATAAATTCGGCCTGACCCTTCTCGGAAATTTTCTTGTAGTAACTGCCTTCGACTTCGACGCCTTCAATTTTTTGCGTCTCTAGCAAAAGCTCTTGCTGTCCTATCGGGAGGGAGTTTTCATTTGAAACTCCCGGAGGTGTGGCCGGAGCAGATCCCTGCCCCGTCCACCGAGTGCTCGTCCAAAGAGTGACTTGCGTGCAAGAGGTCACTGACACCAAAGCCACAATTCCTACGATCCAGCGCTTATCCATAAACACCCCCGACAGTTCCTTGAAGCCCTACTCGATGTTCATGACTTTTGTAAGATATGTGCCGTCGCCATTCAGGAATTTCAAGTTGTGGGTTCCAGAGGCGAGTTTGCCAATGCGAATTTCTTTACTGAAAGGAACAAGCACCATGATGCACATGCCTTGGCTGACCGTCGCATAGGACTGAATTTCATGATTGAAAGTATCGATGTGTTTTACATCGGCTCCTTTCCATGAATAACAGCCGTTTGGAAAAAGGCCGCTGGCAACAACGTAGGCATCAGCGCTGGAGTCGAAGCCACCAGGGACGTAAACCTCGTTCAGGCCGATCGCCACGTCTTTTGTTGCCGGCGCGGCCACCGTGGAAGCGGCATTTGCAGAATTTGAAATGACTAAGAGCAAAGCAGATGCAGTGATGAATTGAAATGTAGATTTAAAAAAGTTTTCCATGGTTCCCCCAAAGTTGATGTTTTTTTCCGTCATCCTGATGACGTCGGATACAAACCCTTTGAGCAAGACCGGTGCCAACCGTCTCAAGAGGAGAATTCAGAAAACAACATCGAGTTTGAGACAGAACAGCCCAAACCCGACGGGAACCTCGAGACGTTATGTCTCGAAAACAAAGACTTTAATTTTTAGGAAGTTTTTTTGGCAGTTGAATGACAAAGCGCGTGTGCGGACTTTTTCGATCGTACTGAAGACTGCCGCCATTTTTATGAATAATCCCAACGGAAATACTTAAACCAAGCCCTGTTCCATACTGCACGCTTTTGGTCGAAAAAAATGGATTGAACATTTTCTTTTGAACTTCTTCAGGAATTCCAGCCCCGCTATCCGTGATAATGATATCTATATTATGTTCATGTTCTTGAAGCTCGATCTTCACCCACTTTTGCGGCAACTGCTGAACAGCATCAAAGGAGTTGTTCAACAGATTCACCAGAACCTGCACGATCTGATGACTGCGGCAGTCTATAATAAGATTCGGATCAATCACCGGCGTCTTCAGATCAACGCCGTGATTTTTAAATCGGTGCTGGCAAAGATCCAAAGCATCTTCAATCAGACTGAGCACGGGGACCTTGGCGGAAAGCTCCTGCTCTTGAGAATGATGAGCCATGGTCTTCATGCTGCGAACGATTTTAGCAATTCTCTGTCCTGTGACCTCGATCGTATCCGCGACCTTAAAGAGCTCCTCCTTATCCAAAGTCGGATCATTCAGCATGCTTTTAAGCATTTCAACCCGTCCTAAAATAACTCCTAAAGGATTATTGATTTCGTGAGTGATGGCGGCTGCCATCTCGCCGATCGCGGAAAGTCTGGAGGCTGCCACAAGTTTTTCCTGCTGCTCAAGAATGGTCTGCTGGGCTTTTTTAAGGTCCGTGATTTCATAGCGAATGGACAGGTATTGACTGATTTTTCCGTCGTCGCCTAAAAAAGGAACGATCGTCGTATAAACCCAGTAAAGATCGCCGTTCTTCTTGCGATTGCAGACCTCACCTCGCCAAACCTTGCCGCTCGCAATGGTTTTCCAGAGGTCGATGAAAAACTCTTTTGGGTGGGATCCGGAGTTTACAATACGGTGGGTTTTGCCCAAAAGCTCCTCGCGATTATAGCCTGAAACCTCGCAGAACTTGTCATTCACATAGATTATAACGCCTTTGGCGTCGGTGCTGGCAACAATCGCGGCCTGATCCAGGGCGTATTTCTGATCCTCAAGTTTCTTAATGAGAGACTGTGTTAAAATCGGCATAAAACCCTTTCGAGACAATTTGACTCATGTTCCCTGAGCCCCACTCGCCATTCTTTGATTTACCCACTTCCTATGTTAAACCTAAATATAGGACTAACAAAAAGGAATCTATTTTGTCACAAGGTAATTTCGGCTCTATCGTGGTAGTTGATGATGACCCAGAAATGCTCTCGATGGTTCATGATCATTTAAAACGCAGCGGTTATCAAGTCCGCGCTTTTAATAGCAGTGCGGAAGCCGTGAAATACCTGTCCTCCGGTGGTCTTGATGCCCTTGGAACGGAACTTCTGCTGACCGACCTACGCATGCCTGAAATCGACGGCTTAGATCTTTTGCAGCAGGTTCGCCGTCTGCCAAATCATTTTCCTGTCATTATTATGACCGCGTTTGCGACAGTAGATACGGCGATCGAAGGGCTTCGTCGCGGTGCTTTTGATTACATTACAAAGCCTTTTAAGCTTAATGAGCTTTCGCTCACGATCGAGCGCGCGCTGAATTTCTATCGCCTTAAAATGCAAAACCAAGTACTGAGCGCGGAAGTGCGCAGGTCTTGGGGCATTCAAGATATCGTCGGTAAGAGTGTCGCGATGAAGAGTATTTTTGATCTGATTGATCGTGTCTCTTCAGCCAATTCGAGTATTCTGATCACAGGCGAAAGCGGCTCCGGCAAAGAAGTCGTTGCCCGCGCGATTCACAATCGCAGCCCGCGAGCACAAAAGCCTTTTATCGCTATTAACTGCACGGCCATCCCTGAGGATTTGCTGGAATCTGAGCTCTTTGGCCATGTCAAAGGCAGTTTCACCGGCGCCACAGGTGATAAGAAAGGTCTTTTTGAAGAAGCCGATGGCGGGACTCTTTTCTTAGATGAAATTGGCGACATGAATATTGGTCTTCAAGCAAAACTTCTGCGGGTTTTGCAAGAAAGAACTATTAAACCCGTCGGCAGCAATCAGCTTAAGAACATCGACGTCCGTGTCATCGCGGCGACTCACAAAGATATGAAGAAAGCGATCATGAACGGCAGCTTCCGCGAAGACCTTTATTACCGCCTTGCCGTGATTCCAATCGTTGTTCCGCCTTTGCGTCATCGCATGGAAGATATTCCGCTTTTAGCCCATCACTTCCTTCGCAAATACTCTGCGATCAATCATGGAAAGTCTTTAGGTTTCACCCAGGAAGCTTTGCAAAAACTGATGAGCATGCAATGGCCAGGAAATGTGCGTGAACTTGAAAACATGGTGGAACGCCTTGTGGTTTTATCCCATGGACCGCAGATTGAAGCCGCCGACATTCCGGATGCAGATCAAACTTCACCAGAGCAATTCTTCGGTCAATCCACGTCGGACTCACCGACACTGCAAGAGCTTGAAAAACGCTACATGCAATTGATTCTTGAAAAAGTGGGCGGAAAAAAAGAAAAGGCCGCGCAGATTCTCGGCATCAATCGCCGGACTCTCTATCGCAAAGAACGTGAATACGGCTTTGTGCATGATGATGGTACTGAAGGCGAAGCCGACGAATAAGTTTGAGACAATCCGTCAGTGATTTGGGAATAAAAGTCCCAAATCTCCTCTGAAAATCATTATAAGCCTGGCGCCGGTTTTGCAGTGTTTTCATCCTAGAAGGAGAAATTATGAAACCGACTGTCAAAGCTATCATGACGAAAGATCTTATGACGATCCCCGCTGGCTCTCCTGTTAGCAAAGCTTGGGAAATCATGGAAGAGCGAAAGTTTCGCCACCTCCCTGTTGTCAACGGCAACGAACAAGTGATTGGGATTCTTTCGCAACGAGATCTGAACTTTATTAAAAACCCCGAAGTGATTCCGGTCGAATACATCATGTCCGCTCCAGTGATGTTCGTCGATCAAAATACTCCACTCCGTTCGGCTATTTTTAGAATGCTTGAAGGTAAAATCTCAAGTCTACTGATTGCCAACGAAAATCAGCAGGCTGTCGGTATCGTTACAACCGATGATCTGCTTTTTTATCTTGCTCATCTGCTTGATGAAAATAAAGAACAGCGTTTTTCTGTTTCAAGCCTGTTAGACTTGCAAACAATCGGCGAAGCCGCCAGGCAGATTTCAAACGCCGGGATTTAGCTATTGACGCAAGAGACCTCCGTGCTAGCCTTAAGAGATGAAACAAATTCTTATTTTATATGCAGTGGTCTTTGCCTCATTCACAAGTCTCGCGGGAACCGAGTGTCAGCCTTTGACCTCGGCTTCCTTTGATTTTTCTTTGAAAACGACAACCTGCTATCAATCTTCATTTCATGCGAAAAGTGTTAAACGCAATATTGGCTTTAATGTCCTGATTCCCCGAGGCTACAGTACGAGTAACGATCCAATGCCTTACGCCGTGTTTTTGCACGGGCGCGGCGGAGACCGAAATCATATTACCTCTATTGATGGCGTAAATATTCTGGATCAAGATATTCGTGATGGTGGCGCACCTTTTTTAATTTTTGCACCCAATGGCGGCAATCACTACTGGATGAATGCGGCTATCTCGAAAGAAAAATGGGGTGACATGGTCACCAAGGATCTCATTGAGTACATCGAAAAGAACTTTCATGTGATTAAAAATGATCCTTGCAAGCGGGCGCTCTTTGGCATCTCCATGGGTGGCAATGGGGTTTTACAACTGGCCCTTAATAACCCCGACGTGTTTTGCACAGGCTTTGCCATAAGCCCGGTCTTTCGGACTCCGAAAGAAATCTGGACACCGTCGGCACCAGCGGATTCAGATCTGCCGAAAGAAGACTACGATTCTTACGGCACCGGCAAAGATTACGAAGCCCGCAGCGCTCGCAACCTCTGTGAGAAACGCAAGAAAGACACCGGCACTTGCCTCCCCTACAAGAATTTCCGTCTGATCATCGGTAATAGCGATCCAATGCTCGGTGAAACCCCTGACACGAGAACCTTCATCGAAGACCTAGCAAAGATGCATTCTGAATTTGAAATCGGCATTAAGAACTGCACGAAGGCTGAAATTTGTGGCGCCCATAAAGATTGCAATAGTCATTCAGCGAGCTACTGGAAGTGCCAGCTGCCCGAGGTGATGACCTGGTTGTCGGCACAGCTGAAAAAATAGGAACCGGGAGCCTAACTGAACCGATGTGGCCTTTGTCAGTTTTCTATTTTGAGAAAGTAAATACTCACAGGCAAAACGGCCTATAAATAAAAACTTTCTGACCACAGTTTTACGATTAATTCGAAGAACCTTAGCAAGCCTTCGTTGTGAAATCCCACTAACGTAGAGTTCATACAGAGGCCCGTTGAGGTGGCGTTTTTTCTGGTAATAACAGTGAGAAGAATGGCAAGAGCAAGACTCTTGCCATCAACATTTAAAGGGACCAGTTTTTGGGATCAACGTTTGGAACTGTTTCTTGTGGAGATTCCTGACGTTGATATTTGATGATGAGAGCTTTGTCCGGAGGACAAGAGCTTTCCTCGTGAGGGATCAGAGTCAGAGTTAATTCTTTGCCGTTGATTTTAAAACCGGCTTCGGTTTTTTCATTGGTAAACCCGACATTGCCTTCATATTCTTGACTTTCAACTGTCAGAATCAGGCGATCATCCGTAACAGTATAACTCCCCTTGGTTTCTAGAGCGAATTGGTCTCGGATTTGAACTTCGGATTTAAAAACTCCGTCCGCGCCAAAGGTGATCGTCGTACGTTGAATACTTTCATTGTCTTTTTTGGCTTCGCTGCCGTCTTCGCACACGGCACTGACGCCCTCATAGATGCCGACAATTCCAGCGGATTCAGTTTCGACTTTAGTTTGTGGATTTGTGATGGAGTTACTTTTAGGACCTGAATCTGATTGCGTGCATGCGCTCAGAATATTCAGGGCGGCCATTGTCGTAATAGTATGGAGCATGAGTGTTTTCATCTTTACCTCCTGGTAAGTGACCGACACCCATTGCAAGCACGAGGCCCACACTCAAATGAAAATGACGAAGTGCTGAGAGCGCCGAAAGAGAAGACTTTATAGGACGCTCCCGCAATTTGCCGCCAGTGCCATTCTGCACCGACTCAATTCTACATATGACTAATACTTACGACACATCTTAAAGTCTTTGCCAAGCCCCCAACGCGCCTCAAAATC
Above is a genomic segment from Bdellovibrionales bacterium containing:
- a CDS encoding PAS domain S-box protein, encoding MPILTQSLIKKLEDQKYALDQAAIVASTDAKGVIIYVNDKFCEVSGYNREELLGKTHRIVNSGSHPKEFFIDLWKTIASGKVWRGEVCNRKKNGDLYWVYTTIVPFLGDDGKISQYLSIRYEITDLKKAQQTILEQQEKLVAASRLSAIGEMAAAITHEINNPLGVILGRVEMLKSMLNDPTLDKEELFKVADTIEVTGQRIAKIVRSMKTMAHHSQEQELSAKVPVLSLIEDALDLCQHRFKNHGVDLKTPVIDPNLIIDCRSHQIVQVLVNLLNNSFDAVQQLPQKWVKIELQEHEHNIDIIITDSGAGIPEEVQKKMFNPFFSTKSVQYGTGLGLSISVGIIHKNGGSLQYDRKSPHTRFVIQLPKKLPKN
- a CDS encoding sigma-54-dependent Fis family transcriptional regulator; translated protein: MSQGNFGSIVVVDDDPEMLSMVHDHLKRSGYQVRAFNSSAEAVKYLSSGGLDALGTELLLTDLRMPEIDGLDLLQQVRRLPNHFPVIIMTAFATVDTAIEGLRRGAFDYITKPFKLNELSLTIERALNFYRLKMQNQVLSAEVRRSWGIQDIVGKSVAMKSIFDLIDRVSSANSSILITGESGSGKEVVARAIHNRSPRAQKPFIAINCTAIPEDLLESELFGHVKGSFTGATGDKKGLFEEADGGTLFLDEIGDMNIGLQAKLLRVLQERTIKPVGSNQLKNIDVRVIAATHKDMKKAIMNGSFREDLYYRLAVIPIVVPPLRHRMEDIPLLAHHFLRKYSAINHGKSLGFTQEALQKLMSMQWPGNVRELENMVERLVVLSHGPQIEAADIPDADQTSPEQFFGQSTSDSPTLQELEKRYMQLILEKVGGKKEKAAQILGINRRTLYRKEREYGFVHDDGTEGEADE
- a CDS encoding CBS domain-containing protein, which produces MKPTVKAIMTKDLMTIPAGSPVSKAWEIMEERKFRHLPVVNGNEQVIGILSQRDLNFIKNPEVIPVEYIMSAPVMFVDQNTPLRSAIFRMLEGKISSLLIANENQQAVGIVTTDDLLFYLAHLLDENKEQRFSVSSLLDLQTIGEAARQISNAGI
- a CDS encoding prolyl oligopeptidase family serine peptidase codes for the protein MKQILILYAVVFASFTSLAGTECQPLTSASFDFSLKTTTCYQSSFHAKSVKRNIGFNVLIPRGYSTSNDPMPYAVFLHGRGGDRNHITSIDGVNILDQDIRDGGAPFLIFAPNGGNHYWMNAAISKEKWGDMVTKDLIEYIEKNFHVIKNDPCKRALFGISMGGNGVLQLALNNPDVFCTGFAISPVFRTPKEIWTPSAPADSDLPKEDYDSYGTGKDYEARSARNLCEKRKKDTGTCLPYKNFRLIIGNSDPMLGETPDTRTFIEDLAKMHSEFEIGIKNCTKAEICGAHKDCNSHSASYWKCQLPEVMTWLSAQLKK